TATATTAGCAGAGAATCAAGCTCTCAAAGAATATATacccaaaacaaccaaaaaaagcaaaaaaggaagaagaaaacttGGGATCTATAATTACTCACTGAACCGCTACTGTTGCAAAGTACCtcaaaaaaagagaggggatttttttttgttgggggggggggggggatgtaAAAGCTaaacctgcaaaatttcaatgGGGAAGAAAATAACAACAAACAACACCAATACTATTCACGCCTTAACCTTGACGTCCAGTGCAAAAATATCTTTAACGACTTGGGCTTTGTCAGCCTGCAATTGTGGATCCCCATTATTGTCAATCTTCAATTCTGCAAAGAGGAGCTGTAGAAGCTTATTTCTGTTTGCCACGAGAATCCCAACAATCTCTGGGGTCTTATTTTCATTAGCAGCAAACAACTTGAAAATTCGAAGCGCATCAACTTGAATGATCTTGCTGGAGTCCCTGAGAAGATTCATAAAAATCCTCAAATTGTCCCTCGAACTAACATATTGCAACATGACATCTGAATTTGAGCGATGCATCAGCATCTCTCCCAGCAACTTCACGGCTTCCCTTCTGGTAAGGTAATTCGGAGATTGAAGCAACTTAGAGTTGTATTCCACGAAAAACCAATCATAATTTTTGGATAGGAACTCGGCCACAGTTGATTTATGCCTCGTTAACAATTGCTTAAAAGTTTCGGTAGCGTCAGCAGCAACTTCATAACGTGCAACTTGCACGTaatcgaaaaatttcttcatcatTAGCTTCGATTCCAAGACATGCCTTGCAAGATCTTGATGGCGTATGCAATCCCTTAGCATAGAACCATAGTGTAAAGCCGTGATCTCCATGCCATTATTCTCATAACCACCGACCAAAACATCGATTAACTCGAGATTTTGTTCCAAATAATCACAAGCAATAAACCTCGAACGGACCTTTTGCCTAAGCAAATTTGAAACCAGTAGCGTAGCATCCTTGCGGGTCTCGAGTTTCAACTTTGGAAGACAAATAATTAGAAGGCATAAGGTATCTTCCCTGAAGAACTCCTCGGTCAATTGCGCAC
This portion of the Coffea arabica cultivar ET-39 chromosome 2e, Coffea Arabica ET-39 HiFi, whole genome shotgun sequence genome encodes:
- the LOC113730481 gene encoding putative MO25-like protein At5g47540, producing the protein MKGVLFFKSKPKATPADLVRQTRDLLSHVNSAPNTFQSQSQSKRQVNMINTIGKLLEDLKLILYGDSDTQPVASACAQLTEEFFREDTLCLLIICLPKLKLETRKDATLLVSNLLRQKVRSRFIACDYLEQNLELIDVLVGGYENNGMEITALHYGSMLRDCIRHQDLARHVLESKLMMKKFFDYVQVARYEVAADATETFKQLLTRHKSTVAEFLSKNYDWFFVEYNSKLLQSPNYLTRREAVKLLGEMLMHRSNSDVMLQYVSSRDNLRIFMNLLRDSSKIIQVDALRIFKLFAANENKTPEIVGILVANRNKLLQLLFAELKIDNNGDPQLQADKAQVVKDIFALDVKVKA